In Stenotrophomonas sp. ASS1, the following proteins share a genomic window:
- the bioD gene encoding dethiobiotin synthase, whose translation MPLPATLPPALFVTGTDTGIGKTAASTALLHALRRRGLRAVGMKPVASGSEDLGQGLRNEDALALQAASWPVPDYADLNPYALRQPLAPELAAAEDGVQVELAPIVAAFARLRAQADVVVVEGVGGWLAPVSATLDQLDLVRALHLPVVLVVGMRLGCVNHARLTAQSLQASGVECLGWIGNHIDPVMQRQDENIATLQQRLPMPCWGRLPYLPGADGEALSAYLLE comes from the coding sequence ATGCCGTTGCCCGCCACGCTGCCGCCTGCCCTGTTCGTCACCGGCACCGATACCGGGATCGGCAAGACCGCAGCCAGCACCGCGCTGCTGCATGCACTGCGCCGGCGCGGCCTGCGCGCGGTTGGCATGAAGCCGGTGGCCAGCGGCAGCGAAGACCTGGGGCAGGGCCTGCGCAACGAGGACGCGCTGGCGCTGCAGGCGGCCAGTTGGCCGGTGCCGGACTATGCCGACCTGAATCCGTACGCGCTGCGGCAACCGCTGGCGCCGGAGCTGGCCGCTGCCGAGGATGGCGTGCAGGTGGAACTGGCGCCGATCGTGGCAGCGTTCGCGCGCCTGCGTGCGCAGGCCGATGTCGTGGTGGTGGAGGGCGTTGGCGGTTGGCTGGCGCCGGTCTCGGCCACGCTCGACCAGCTCGACCTGGTGCGTGCATTGCATCTGCCGGTAGTACTTGTGGTCGGCATGCGGCTGGGCTGCGTCAACCACGCACGGCTGACTGCGCAGTCGCTGCAGGCCAGCGGCGTGGAGTGCCTGGGCTGGATCGGCAACCACATCGACCCGGTGATGCAGCGCCAGGATGAGAACATCGCGACGCTGCAGCAGCGCCTGCCGATGCCGTGCTGGGGGCGGCTGCCGTATCTGCCGGGAGCGGATGGCGAAGCACTGAGCGCGTACCTGCTCGAGTGA
- a CDS encoding TfoX/Sxy family protein, whose protein sequence is MSAPKLRNIGPKSAAWLRQVGLRSREDLVAIGAVGAFVKVKRAGFKPSLNLLYSLEGALLDCHWQELSEPQREALVQDYEARIAAHPLKAAGPASGPVHEQRFDADDDAEDSVAERADED, encoded by the coding sequence ATGAGCGCACCGAAGCTGCGCAACATCGGCCCGAAGAGTGCGGCGTGGCTGCGTCAGGTCGGCCTGCGCAGCCGCGAGGATCTGGTTGCGATCGGCGCGGTCGGTGCCTTCGTCAAGGTCAAGCGCGCCGGCTTCAAGCCCAGCCTGAACCTGCTCTATTCACTGGAAGGCGCGTTGCTGGACTGCCATTGGCAGGAACTGAGCGAGCCGCAGCGTGAGGCGCTGGTGCAGGATTACGAAGCGCGCATCGCTGCGCATCCGCTGAAGGCGGCCGGCCCCGCTTCGGGCCCGGTGCATGAGCAGCGCTTCGATGCTGACGACGACGCTGAGGACAGCGTGGCCGAGCGCGCGGACGAGGATTGA
- a CDS encoding GAF domain-containing protein, which produces MFANASLTGSKPEQYAQLLEQARGLVYAESDRIANAANLSALVYHALPDLNWVGFYLYDGKELVVGPFQGLPACVRIPLDKGVCGAAASQRVTQRVEDVDAFPGHIACDSASRSELVVPLLRGDELIGVFDIDSPKVGRFDADDQAGLEAIARVFVEALG; this is translated from the coding sequence ATGTTCGCCAATGCCTCGCTCACCGGCAGCAAGCCGGAACAATACGCCCAGCTGCTGGAACAGGCCCGCGGCCTGGTCTACGCCGAGTCCGACCGCATCGCCAACGCGGCCAACCTCTCCGCACTGGTCTATCACGCTCTGCCCGACCTGAACTGGGTGGGCTTCTACCTGTACGACGGCAAGGAACTGGTGGTCGGGCCATTCCAGGGCCTGCCGGCCTGCGTGCGCATCCCGCTGGACAAGGGCGTGTGCGGTGCCGCCGCCAGCCAGCGCGTGACCCAGCGCGTGGAGGACGTCGATGCCTTCCCCGGCCACATCGCCTGCGATTCGGCCTCGCGCTCGGAACTGGTGGTGCCGCTGCTGCGCGGCGATGAACTGATCGGCGTATTCGACATCGACAGCCCGAAAGTCGGCCGCTTCGATGCCGACGACCAAGCCGGCCTGGAAGCCATCGCCCGCGTGTTCGTCGAGGCGCTGGGATGA
- a CDS encoding histidine phosphatase family protein, giving the protein MILDLVRHAGNGRDEFLDGRSDPPQLARLPQELVDAYAAQPWERVISSPRLRSLHTAMALATPRGLDVEADEEWEELDFGDWDGQSLFDLPEDALAAFHADPHAFPPPNGESWGHFERRIARALDRLLDDDDPVPTLVVSHGGPLRMVLSQVCGLPMSLCWALRIDHGTRLRVWLERGEVGLVGELLELQQP; this is encoded by the coding sequence ATGATCCTCGACCTGGTCCGCCATGCCGGCAACGGTCGCGATGAGTTCCTCGATGGCCGCAGTGATCCACCGCAGCTGGCCCGCCTGCCGCAGGAACTGGTCGACGCCTACGCTGCGCAGCCCTGGGAGCGGGTGATCAGTTCGCCACGGCTGCGCTCGCTGCACACGGCGATGGCCCTGGCCACGCCGCGTGGGCTGGACGTGGAAGCGGACGAGGAATGGGAAGAGCTGGATTTCGGCGATTGGGACGGGCAGTCGCTGTTCGACCTGCCGGAGGACGCATTGGCGGCCTTCCATGCCGACCCGCATGCATTCCCGCCGCCGAACGGCGAAAGCTGGGGCCACTTCGAGCGGCGCATCGCGCGCGCGCTGGATCGCCTGCTTGATGATGACGATCCGGTACCGACGCTGGTGGTCAGCCACGGCGGCCCGCTGCGCATGGTGCTGTCGCAGGTCTGCGGCCTGCCGATGTCGCTGTGCTGGGCCCTGCGTATTGACCACGGCACACGCCTGCGGGTGTGGCTGGAGCGCGGCGAGGTCGGGCTGGTGGGCGAACTGCTGGAGCTGCAGCAGCCCTGA